The Muricauda sp. SCSIO 65647 genome includes a region encoding these proteins:
- the rocD gene encoding ornithine--oxo-acid transaminase produces the protein MAVLEGLTSQQIIELEEKHGAQNYHPLPVVLSRGEGVFVWDVEGKKYYDFLSAYSAVNQGHCHPKIIGALKNQAENLTLTSRAFYNDMLGRYEKFATEFFGFDKLLPMNTGAEAVETAMKLARKWGYEKKGIHSNQAKIIVCQNNFHGRTISIISASNDPLATENFGPFTPGIVSIRYDDLNALAEVLKDENVAAFLIEPIQGEAGVYVPDEDYIKEAYELCRAKNVLFIADEVQTGIARTGRLLAVDHSGIKPDILVLGKALSGGVLPVSAVLANNKVMDVIRPGNHGSTFGGNPLACAVAMAALEVVRDENLAENADKLGKLFRVEMEKLVEESELVRLVRGKGLLNAIVINDSEDSSTAWQICMALKENGLLAKPTHGNIIRFAPPLVMTEEELLECVSIIRKTILEFKG, from the coding sequence ATGGCTGTTTTAGAAGGATTAACATCACAGCAGATAATTGAGCTGGAAGAAAAGCACGGAGCCCAAAACTATCATCCGCTTCCTGTCGTCTTGAGCAGAGGTGAAGGAGTATTTGTTTGGGATGTCGAAGGCAAGAAATACTATGATTTTCTCTCGGCCTATTCGGCGGTAAACCAAGGGCATTGCCACCCTAAAATCATTGGGGCTTTAAAAAATCAGGCAGAAAACCTTACGTTGACCTCAAGGGCCTTTTACAACGATATGCTAGGTCGTTATGAAAAATTCGCTACCGAGTTTTTTGGCTTTGACAAACTATTGCCCATGAACACGGGTGCCGAGGCCGTTGAAACGGCCATGAAATTAGCACGAAAATGGGGATATGAAAAAAAGGGAATACATTCTAACCAGGCAAAAATCATTGTCTGTCAGAATAATTTTCATGGGCGTACAATTTCTATTATCTCCGCTTCCAACGACCCTTTGGCGACCGAAAATTTTGGTCCGTTCACTCCCGGTATCGTGTCAATACGCTACGATGATTTGAATGCATTGGCAGAAGTCTTGAAAGATGAAAATGTGGCCGCTTTTTTGATTGAGCCCATACAGGGCGAGGCAGGGGTTTATGTACCCGACGAAGATTACATCAAAGAGGCATACGAACTGTGCAGGGCAAAAAATGTGCTTTTTATTGCCGATGAGGTACAAACAGGCATCGCTAGAACAGGAAGACTGTTAGCTGTTGACCATTCTGGCATCAAACCTGATATCTTGGTTCTGGGAAAAGCATTATCGGGAGGCGTGCTACCAGTATCGGCAGTTTTGGCCAATAATAAGGTCATGGATGTCATACGCCCGGGCAATCATGGCTCTACCTTTGGTGGTAATCCTTTGGCTTGTGCCGTGGCCATGGCCGCGCTTGAAGTGGTCAGGGATGAAAACTTGGCCGAAAATGCGGATAAACTGGGCAAACTGTTTCGTGTCGAGATGGAAAAACTGGTCGAAGAATCAGAGTTGGTACGCTTGGTTCGTGGCAAAGGATTGCTCAATGCCATTGTAATCAATGATTCTGAAGACAGTTCAACGGCTTGGCAGATATGTATGGCCCTGAAAGAAAACGGTCTTTTGGCCAAGCCTACCCATGGCAACATCATCCGTTTTGCGCCGCCTTTGGTCATGACTGAAGAAGAGTTATTGGAATGTGTTTCCATCATTCGAAAAACAATACTGGAATTTAAGGGATAG
- a CDS encoding DUF6768 family protein: MKKKTEKIDELIKETLSKEEAAFYDELEEKNLFGKIEEVYRGKMGWLAIMMNVVHLIVFGVFVYCLVQFFDAEETKDLIVWLGAGFLCLIMMGMLKLYVWMQMDKNDILRELKRLELQVSVLAGTKSGSDDHE; encoded by the coding sequence ATGAAGAAAAAGACTGAAAAAATAGATGAGCTCATAAAAGAAACCTTGAGCAAAGAAGAAGCGGCATTTTACGATGAATTGGAAGAAAAAAATCTGTTTGGCAAAATAGAGGAAGTATATCGCGGTAAAATGGGGTGGCTTGCTATAATGATGAACGTAGTACATCTTATCGTATTCGGAGTTTTTGTTTACTGCTTGGTACAATTTTTTGACGCCGAAGAAACCAAAGATTTAATTGTTTGGCTAGGGGCTGGATTCCTTTGTCTTATTATGATGGGCATGCTCAAATTGTATGTGTGGATGCAGATGGACAAAAATGACATTCTTCGTGAGCTCAAAAGATTAGAGCTTCAGGTGTCTGTTCTGGCCGGCACAAAAAGTGGCTCTGACGACCATGAATAG
- a CDS encoding carboxypeptidase-like regulatory domain-containing protein, with protein MKTIPYQKKRLTLIASVLSIVLSVFTVLGQEKSGEFKSFKGKVVDADTNRPLVFATLSVEETNISTITNTEGGFLLKIPEEITSGNVLVSFLGYQTKSIPLQQLKGVKNKIDLKVSVTQLSEVDVEVPKNPEALVRETMAKKGENYFNDPTLMTAFYRETIKKRRRNVSLSEAVVNIYKAPYKSPRRDAVELFKARKSTDYSKLDTVALKLQGGPFNTLYVDLMKYPEYIFDAESFSNYRFSFDRSTRINDRLIFVINFTQRASVPDPLYQGKLYIDAENKTLTSAVYSLNITDRVKAARLFVRKKPAKVDVWPTEVAYRVDYREKDGRWYYGYSNAALTFKVDWEDKLFNSVYSMTAEMAVTDWERNISGELPKNRDRLKTSIILGDEAIGFSDPDFWGEYNIIEPEKSIESAIRKIQRQLRRKNRGSNSKP; from the coding sequence ATGAAAACAATCCCATATCAAAAAAAACGGTTAACCCTGATTGCCTCGGTGCTATCGATAGTCTTATCGGTGTTTACCGTTCTTGGCCAAGAAAAAAGTGGGGAATTTAAATCGTTCAAGGGAAAAGTAGTCGATGCCGACACCAATCGCCCACTTGTATTTGCCACATTATCGGTCGAAGAAACGAACATCAGTACCATAACCAACACCGAAGGGGGATTTCTCTTAAAAATACCCGAAGAGATAACTTCAGGAAACGTCTTGGTTTCCTTTTTGGGCTATCAGACCAAAAGCATCCCCTTACAACAATTGAAAGGGGTCAAAAATAAGATCGATCTCAAGGTTTCGGTGACCCAACTATCAGAGGTAGATGTCGAAGTACCCAAAAATCCGGAGGCCTTGGTTCGTGAAACAATGGCCAAAAAGGGCGAAAACTATTTCAACGATCCTACCCTGATGACCGCTTTTTATCGCGAGACCATCAAAAAAAGAAGAAGAAACGTTTCATTGTCAGAGGCGGTCGTAAATATCTACAAGGCACCCTATAAGTCACCAAGAAGAGATGCGGTAGAGCTTTTTAAGGCAAGAAAAAGTACCGACTACAGCAAATTGGATACGGTGGCCTTAAAACTTCAAGGAGGGCCTTTCAATACGCTGTACGTAGATCTCATGAAATACCCTGAGTACATTTTTGATGCGGAGTCTTTTTCAAATTATCGATTTAGTTTTGATCGGTCTACCCGTATCAATGACCGTCTGATATTCGTTATCAATTTTACGCAGAGAGCGTCGGTACCAGATCCCCTTTACCAAGGTAAGCTATATATCGATGCAGAGAACAAAACCTTGACCAGCGCCGTTTATTCATTGAACATCACAGATAGAGTAAAGGCAGCAAGGTTGTTTGTGCGAAAAAAGCCGGCTAAGGTCGATGTTTGGCCTACTGAGGTCGCCTATAGGGTAGACTATAGGGAAAAAGACGGTAGATGGTATTATGGCTATAGCAATGCCGCACTGACTTTCAAGGTCGATTGGGAAGACAAACTGTTCAACTCTGTTTACAGCATGACCGCTGAAATGGCCGTGACCGACTGGGAACGTAATATTTCGGGCGAGCTTCCCAAAAATAGGGACCGTCTGAAAACGTCTATCATTCTTGGCGACGAGGCCATCGGTTTTTCCGATCCAGATTTCTGGGGCGAATACAATATCATAGAGCCCGAAAAATCTATTGAATCAGCTATTCGTAAAATACAGCGGCAGCTTCGACGGAAAAATCGGGGAAGCAATTCCAAGCCTTAG
- a CDS encoding RNA polymerase sigma factor, protein MGNPKKILDSLLVISYRSGDKKALELLVKRWNKRLYRQAFQYTNDWEQAKDITQDTWRTIMAKMATLRDSNSFGSWALTIVSRKALDSIKRGNRYRKEVAPGFWERQSDENEHDEVKEQQIQKILKILPELTVDQRIVLRLFYLEEYSLKEISEVTNVSVNTVKTRLFRAREKIKTILKTRKDEEKD, encoded by the coding sequence ATGGGAAATCCGAAAAAAATATTGGACTCATTGCTGGTGATTTCATATCGGTCGGGCGATAAGAAGGCCCTTGAATTGTTGGTGAAGCGCTGGAACAAAAGATTGTACCGCCAAGCTTTTCAATATACAAACGATTGGGAACAGGCCAAAGATATTACCCAAGACACGTGGCGAACCATAATGGCCAAAATGGCCACGCTCAGAGACAGTAACAGCTTTGGTAGTTGGGCACTGACCATTGTTAGCAGAAAGGCATTGGATAGCATCAAAAGAGGCAATAGGTATCGTAAAGAGGTCGCTCCTGGTTTTTGGGAAAGACAGTCTGATGAAAACGAACATGATGAGGTCAAGGAACAGCAAATTCAAAAGATATTGAAGATACTGCCTGAATTGACTGTCGATCAAAGAATAGTGCTCAGACTGTTTTACTTAGAGGAGTATAGCTTAAAAGAGATCAGTGAAGTGACCAACGTATCGGTCAATACGGTAAAAACCCGATTGTTTAGGGCTAGGGAAAAGATAAAAACAATATTAAAAACCAGAAAAGATGAAGAAAAAGACTGA